The proteins below are encoded in one region of Amycolatopsis magusensis:
- a CDS encoding L,D-transpeptidase, which yields MKKLILAATGVATAVVLGACSAGGGSGAPAGAAAPAGEVAPVVTTTSPPPVPVETTTSAPAPSSTPSSSEKPTTTKPKPSTKKPAPKPKPKPAAGVPCSITSGACVDLSAKKTWILRDGAVAYGPVPITAGKKGHPTPVGTFSVSHKVKNYHSREFDAPMPNSVFFVPGIAFHSGSLSQQSHGCIHLSPGASAKYFSTLKVGDSVQVVR from the coding sequence GTGAAAAAGCTGATCTTGGCGGCGACCGGGGTGGCCACGGCCGTGGTGCTGGGGGCGTGCTCGGCCGGGGGAGGGTCGGGGGCCCCGGCCGGGGCGGCCGCGCCCGCCGGTGAGGTCGCGCCGGTGGTGACCACGACCTCGCCGCCCCCGGTGCCGGTGGAGACGACGACCAGCGCACCCGCGCCTTCCTCCACCCCGTCCTCTTCGGAGAAGCCGACGACCACGAAGCCGAAGCCGTCGACGAAGAAGCCCGCCCCGAAGCCGAAGCCGAAGCCCGCGGCGGGGGTGCCGTGCTCGATCACCTCAGGGGCCTGCGTGGACCTGTCGGCGAAGAAGACCTGGATCCTGCGGGACGGCGCCGTGGCCTACGGGCCGGTGCCGATCACCGCGGGCAAGAAGGGCCACCCGACGCCGGTCGGCACGTTCAGCGTGTCCCACAAGGTGAAGAACTACCACAGCAGGGAGTTCGACGCGCCGATGCCGAACTCGGTGTTCTTCGTGCCGGGCATCGCCTTCCACAGCGGCAGCCTGTCGCAGCAGTCGCACGGCTGCATCCACCTGTCGCCGGGCGCTTCGGCGAAGTACTTCTCCACCCTGAAAGTAGGAGACTCCGTCCAGGTCGTGCGCTGA